Genomic DNA from Aerosakkonema funiforme FACHB-1375:
TTTACAGTCTATCAGAAAAGTTTATTTTGAATATTTTTAAATGCAGATGAACGCAGATGTTTGGTTAATTGCTGACTTGGTTTAGTGTCCAGTCTGTATGGTGGGTCAGATAGCCTAATTTTAGGCGAGGAAGTTTAAATTTTATGGTTTTGACCCACCCTACTCAATCTTTAGCGCTAAAGCGCAACAACATACCTACTGCGTTACTATAATGACAACACGCTGCTCCTACCCCCATGTCCCAAGAATCGAAACCTGCACCGCAGCCTTCTGATTCAACTTCCGAGTCTCCTGAGACAGAGAAGAAACCTGAGACAGAGAAGAAGCCGGAAACAGAGAAGAAACTAGAATCTGCGCCTCAGTCACCGCCGGAGGAGAAACCGGAACGCAAATTTGTTCAGAAAAGCGTTCAGGCATTGATTCAGTGGAGTCCCCTTGGCGGTAGTGGTTGGTTATTTGTCCATTTTTTATTAGAGCAAGATTGGATGCTGGCAATTTTGATGTTTCCGGCAACAGTTGTCACCGCTATTTGGGCAGCTTATACGGAAAGTTTCATTGCCAGAATGCGCGAAATTTATACTGACCGAGGCAAGCAGGATGCAGACGCCTTGGTTAAATTTATGGAAAAGTTGGATAGGGCGCTGCGTTGGCAACTATCCGGATTTGAGGATAAGTATCTCCGATGTCAGGCAAATGCCTGTCGTGACTATATAACAGAAGGCTTTAACCAGAATTTTACTCCCACGCTAGAGGAAGTTTTTGTTCCTCTGGAATTGAGCGATGTCCATACGATGTCTTTATCGCCCGGTTTGCGGCAAAAAGATGTTGAAGATGTCGCCGCGATGCAGGCAAAAGCTGAAGGATTGAAAATCTGGGATTTTCTGGCAAGGATGCAGAAAATTCCGGCTTATCGGCGGATGGTCATCTTAGCTTGGGGTGGCTACGGCAAAACTACTCTACTGCGCCACATTACTTATACTTATTGTGAAAAGCCGAAACGCGCTCGCCTGCGCTATCAAGCACCTCGATTAATTCCCTTTTTGCTATATCTGCGGAAATGGCGAGATTTGTTAGGGCAAGAAGACGCACCTAACTTAGCAGATTTGATTACCCAACATCATATTCCCCAACTTCCAGATGGAAAACGCCTCAGTTTACCTGCTAACTGGGTAGAAAATTTGTTGCGGCGAGGGGATGCTTTGGTGATGTTGGATGGTTTTGATGAAGTGGCAGAAGGACAGCGACAGCAGATAAGCGAGTGGATAAGTCGGCAGATGGAAGATTATCCCAACTCGGTCTTTTTCCTCACTTCCCGTCCCGGCGGTTACAAGGATTACTCGGCAGCTACTAAACCGCAAACTTCCCTGTTCGTGAAACCTTTTAACTCAGACCAACGACAACGGTTTATCGAACGGTGGTATTTCCATCGGGAACTGTATGCTAGAGCAGGACGCAATACTCCCGAAGTGAAGCAGGAAGCGATTCGGAAAGGAACGGATTTGATGCAGCAGATAGAACAGCGCAGCGAATTGAAAGACATGGCGCAAAATCCCCTACTGCTGAATATGATTGCTACTTTTCACAATTCTTATCCGGGGAACGAACTGCCTCGCAAACGCACGGAACTTTATAAGGCAATTTGTCAGTTACAACTGGGAGATAGACCTTTAGCAAAGCGAATTAATTTACTATTACCTGCTAAAGAAAGTCAGGAAGTTTTGCAAAGCGTTGCTTTGGAAATGGTGCAGCAAAATCGTCCCATTCTTCCCCAAAATGAGTTAATGGTTTTGATTCAAAGTCATCTAGCGACCCTGGATGATGACGTTCAACCAGCAGCTTTCTTGGAGGAAGTAGTGAAAGTTAGCGAATTGTTAGTAGAAAGGGAACCGGAGGAGTACGAGTTTGCCCATTTGAGTTTTCAAAATTACTTAGCTGCGGTACAAATTAAAAAAATTGGGCAAGAAAGTTTATTGTTTCAGCACTTTGGTGATTCTTGGTGGCGGGAAACAATTCTTCTCTATGCTGCTCAAGTTAATCCTACTAATTTGATTCGAGAAGCTTGTAATAATGGCTCTCGCGAAGCCGTGTCTGTTGCGTATGATTGTTGGCGGCAAACTACTAGAAAGGTAGACTCGAATCTGGCAGAACAGTTGCAACTGTTTCGCTATCGGGATTTAGAACGATATCTGCAAAATGGAGAATGGCAAAAGGCAGATGAAGAAACTTATCGGTTGATGATTTTGACTGTAGGGAAGGAAGAGGGACAGTGGTTTAGTTCGGAAGATTTGCTGAATTTTCCTTGTGAGGACTTGCGAAAGATTGACGGATTATGGGTAAAATACAGCAATGGGCGTTTTGGCTTCAGCGTCCAGAAGAAAATTTATCTGGAATGCGGTGGTATTCCAGATGGGAAGTATTATAAGGAAACTTGGGAAAGGTATTGCGATCGCGTAGGATGGATGCGAGAGGGGAAATATATTCCTTACTCAGAGTATATTTTTAATATCTCAGCACCTATGGGCCAACTCCCGGGTGCGTTTGCGTCGTTTGGTTTTTTTGGGGGGTTTTGGGGGGTTCTCTTCTCTCGCATCGAGACTTGTAAACTGTAGCATATAAAGGTTTTCGCAGAATGTAAAGAATTGTTTTCCGCCTTCTTTGCTACGAAAACTCGTCATTCCAGCGATTCGATGCTCATAATACACAATGCGTAAAGCTTGAATCTATATTTATCCTGACAGCGTTTGATAGCATAAAGAAATACTTCTCGACACTCAAAGCGAGTTAATCGAAACTCCCGATTATTGCAGCGAACGGTAACGTGGTAGCAATATGCAGGCAGAAGTTGACGACAGGGACGAGACATAGTTTAGATAGTGGTAGCTTTATATTTAATTTCTCTGATGAAGTCGCTATTGGAACTCTCAAAAGTATTTGGAAACAAGCACAATTGGAGGATGAATAATGAAAGAATATGTGGTAATTTTTGAATGGGCTGGCAGTAACTATTCCGCTTATGTTCCCGATTTACCTGGTTGTATTTCTACAGGTAAGACACTTGAAGAGACAGAAAACAATATTAAAGAAGCTATCCAGCTTTATATTGACACTCTTCGAGAGGATGGTCAAGCTATTCCCGAACCATCCCTGAAGGCAAAATCAATTTCTGTGGCAGCTTGATTATGGTTGTTAGGAGATATTGGATTAGAAGAGAAGTCCGCTTAGATTTGGTATTGGCAAACAAAGCCCGCCTGGGGTTCAAACCCCAGCGTCATAGCGAAAGTCCTCTCAAGAGGACTGGGTAATAATATGATATCAGGCAAGAGGAATAAAGCATAATGGAAACTGCAACAGAACACCTATCACCAGCCACCGCAAATGCTTTTCTTGATGCGCTTCCCAATAAAATTAAGCAGGCGTTGATTGCATATTCAGCAGAAATTGAATATCCGGTAGAAGCCGTATTAGAAATGGCGATATCTGGTTTTCTCGATCCAGATTCAGTTAGTTTTGTAGATTGTAAACCGCTATCTGGGATGGATATTGAGAGGAAAGTGAATTAGGGAAAACCTTGTGGTAATATAATTGTATCAAGTATTAAAGAAGGAAACCTAAGCGCTATGAAAGGTTATATCAAAGGAAAAAGCATTATTCTCACAGACTCTCTGCCAGAAAACATAAAAGATGGCGATGAAGTAGAGGTATCTTTTTCAGTCATCCCAAAACCAAAATATTCATTTCCCACTTTTAAGCTAGGAATTAAAGACGAGTACCTGAAAAGAGAAAAAATCTATCAGTAAAATTGATAAAACGACATTAACTGTCATCTCTACTAACAGATAAATTATCCAATGGCTTATTATCTTTCATAATTCTAATCAAAAACCTGAGCGCTTCATTTACTGCTACAGAATCAGGAAATATTTCTGCCACATCAGCTTCTAAATGCACAGTCACGCCACCAACGCTTTGCCATCCTGGGCCAAGCTTTCTCACCCGCAAGCTTCTTAGATCGTATTCCGATCGCAATTCATCTTCCATGTTTGTTTTGGTCAAATAGTAGTTTCAACTTTCGCCTACTATAGCAATCAAACGATGTTCTCGATCCGCTGCAAATTCCAGACAAGCTTTAATATCTTCTTCTGTCAATTCTGGAAAGTCATCTAAAATTTCTGCCACAGACATACCAGCTGCTAACCAGCCTAAAACATCGTATACTGCAATCCGCATCCGTCTAATACAAGGCTTACCGCCACGTTTACCTGGTTCGATCGTAATGATGTTGCGATCGCTCATACAAAGCGAGGTTCGATCTTGCTTTCCTAAGTTTAGCCTAACACGCGCTGGAGTTGCGATCGCGATCGGATGCCAGACCGAAACATTATAGGCTGTCTATATAGGAACCACAAGAAATCCTTATATCACAAAATTGTTCAACCAGTTGACTAAATGTCAAAGTCGCGTTTACAATTATTTACATAACCAAACAAAATTTTGAAAAGCTTTTAAAAAAGCTGATAGTGTCTAACATCTTCAAGCTCTCCTAATTCTACCTTGGCTAACCACCAGGGTTTTTTTATTTTTACAGCCTTTTTCAGGTGATTGAGGTATAGAGAAACCCGGTTTATTGAAGAAACCGGATTTCTGGGATTATTCATAACCGCCGATAAATGCAAACAAACACAAAGCGGTTAAAACTTTTCCAACTAACTCACAACAGAAGGTTGCTTGCTAAAGAAAGCATTTCGCACCCGTTCCGCAATTTGCGGCGGCGTCAAACCGAGTTGTGCAAAAGACTCTTTGGGTTCGGCATGATCGACTAAAATATCAGGTACGCCAATCCGTTTGACTGGCACTACCACATCATTATCCATTAAACTTTCGACAACTGCCGAACCAAAGCCGCCCATAATGCAGCCTTCTTCGAGGGTAACAACGCGACCGATTTGTTTTGCCAAAGGCAGAATTAATTCGGTATCCAAAGGTTTGGCAAATCGCGCATTAATTACGGTAGCTTCAATCCCATATTCGCTGAGAATTTCGGCTGCTTGCATTGACGGATAAACCATCGAACCGTAGCCTAAGATCAGCACGTCGTCGCCTTGACGGAGAATTTCAGCTTTACCGATCGGCAAACCTTCCCAACCTTCCTCCATCAAGGGTACACCATAGCCGTTACCGCGAGGATAGCGAAGTGCGATCGGTCCATCAGTATAGTTTATCCCCGTCACGAGCATCTGCTGCAATTCTGCCTCATCTTTCGGTGCCATTAACACCATATTGGGAATGCAGCGCAAATAAGAAATATCGTACATTCCTTGGTGAGTCGGGCCATCAGCACCCACAATTCCCGCCCTATCCATACAGAAGAAAACAGGCAAGTTTTGGATGCAAACATCGTGAATTATTTGGTCGAAGGCGCGTTGCAAGAAAGTAGAATAAATTGCCACAACAGGACGAATTCCTTCGCAAGTTAAACCAGCTGCCAAAGTAACCGCGTGCTGTTCCGCAATACCCACATCTATATATTGTTTGGGTAATTTAGCGTGCAATTTATCCAAACCAGTTCCGGTTGCCATCGCCGCCGTAATACCGACAATTTTGGGATTATTTTCTGCCAGCTTTACTAA
This window encodes:
- a CDS encoding GUN4 domain-containing protein; its protein translation is MSQESKPAPQPSDSTSESPETEKKPETEKKPETEKKLESAPQSPPEEKPERKFVQKSVQALIQWSPLGGSGWLFVHFLLEQDWMLAILMFPATVVTAIWAAYTESFIARMREIYTDRGKQDADALVKFMEKLDRALRWQLSGFEDKYLRCQANACRDYITEGFNQNFTPTLEEVFVPLELSDVHTMSLSPGLRQKDVEDVAAMQAKAEGLKIWDFLARMQKIPAYRRMVILAWGGYGKTTLLRHITYTYCEKPKRARLRYQAPRLIPFLLYLRKWRDLLGQEDAPNLADLITQHHIPQLPDGKRLSLPANWVENLLRRGDALVMLDGFDEVAEGQRQQISEWISRQMEDYPNSVFFLTSRPGGYKDYSAATKPQTSLFVKPFNSDQRQRFIERWYFHRELYARAGRNTPEVKQEAIRKGTDLMQQIEQRSELKDMAQNPLLLNMIATFHNSYPGNELPRKRTELYKAICQLQLGDRPLAKRINLLLPAKESQEVLQSVALEMVQQNRPILPQNELMVLIQSHLATLDDDVQPAAFLEEVVKVSELLVEREPEEYEFAHLSFQNYLAAVQIKKIGQESLLFQHFGDSWWRETILLYAAQVNPTNLIREACNNGSREAVSVAYDCWRQTTRKVDSNLAEQLQLFRYRDLERYLQNGEWQKADEETYRLMILTVGKEEGQWFSSEDLLNFPCEDLRKIDGLWVKYSNGRFGFSVQKKIYLECGGIPDGKYYKETWERYCDRVGWMREGKYIPYSEYIFNISAPMGQLPGAFASFGFFGGFWGVLFSRIETCKL
- a CDS encoding type II toxin-antitoxin system HicB family antitoxin; this encodes MKEYVVIFEWAGSNYSAYVPDLPGCISTGKTLEETENNIKEAIQLYIDTLREDGQAIPEPSLKAKSISVAA
- a CDS encoding DUF433 domain-containing protein; its protein translation is MSDRNIITIEPGKRGGKPCIRRMRIAVYDVLGWLAAGMSVAEILDDFPELTEEDIKACLEFAADREHRLIAIVGES